A window of the Barnesiella propionica genome harbors these coding sequences:
- the rsmG gene encoding 16S rRNA (guanine(527)-N(7))-methyltransferase RsmG — MQYIEKYFPKLTAKQKEQFAALGDLYTDWNAKINVISRKDIENLYLHHILHSLAISKVIQFTDHSDLLDVGTGGGFPGIPLAIMFPECHFHLVDRIGKKITVATEVANSTGLTNVTFRHCGVEEEKGKFDFIISRAVMPLPDLLKLVRKNIKSEQKNALPNGLICLKGGNLEGEIQPVRNSAIVFDLKSDFSEDFFETKKAIYVPIRI; from the coding sequence ATGCAATATATCGAAAAATATTTTCCTAAACTTACTGCCAAACAGAAAGAACAATTCGCTGCTTTAGGCGACCTATACACCGATTGGAATGCTAAGATAAATGTAATATCCCGTAAAGATATAGAGAACCTGTATCTTCATCATATACTACATTCTCTCGCTATTTCCAAAGTAATACAGTTTACCGATCACTCCGATTTGTTGGATGTAGGGACCGGAGGAGGTTTCCCCGGTATTCCTTTAGCCATCATGTTTCCCGAATGTCATTTTCATTTGGTCGACAGAATTGGTAAAAAAATAACGGTAGCAACAGAAGTTGCCAACAGTACAGGACTAACGAATGTTACATTCCGCCATTGCGGAGTAGAAGAAGAAAAAGGTAAATTTGACTTTATAATAAGCCGGGCCGTTATGCCGCTTCCCGATCTGTTGAAACTGGTACGAAAAAACATTAAATCGGAACAAAAGAATGCACTGCCCAACGGACTTATTTGTTTAAAAGGAGGAAATCTTGAAGGAGAAATACAACCTGTAAGAAACAGTGCTATTGTTTTCGATTTGAAAAGCGATTTTTCAGAAGATTTCTTCGAAACTAAAAAGGCCATATATGTGCCTATCAGAATATAA
- a CDS encoding DUF3298 and DUF4163 domain-containing protein — MRKPSIYTSIIAFIAVMAVSCNTKNKNDQTEQDSISTDTVRYGESTVEINKHLLNKPEYPACEFTATISYPEKYKNDSILKIIQKKFVSSCFGDEYVQYSPTEALKQFSDSYIKKYDTLEDDLKKGIEENKGKYNADDFIWLNYVYSVNAAPIFNNNLFTCYFVQQYEYTGGAHGMTTTTYEVINLENGNPLTLEDIFNSQDFEKVNKVILSQLLKDLRITSPAQLVDAGFFDPDGITATENFYIDNTGVVWLYNPYEIACYAVGSVKIPVPYNTLKPYIKPDSPVMNMIEN, encoded by the coding sequence ATGCGTAAGCCAAGTATCTATACATCGATTATTGCCTTTATAGCAGTGATGGCGGTTTCTTGCAATACTAAAAATAAAAACGATCAGACGGAGCAAGACAGTATATCCACCGACACGGTACGGTATGGAGAATCCACAGTAGAGATCAATAAACATCTTTTGAATAAACCGGAATATCCGGCTTGCGAATTTACCGCAACTATAAGCTATCCCGAAAAATACAAAAACGATTCTATCCTGAAAATAATACAGAAAAAATTCGTATCATCTTGTTTCGGAGACGAATATGTACAATATTCACCCACCGAAGCACTGAAACAGTTTTCAGATTCTTATATAAAAAAATACGACACGTTAGAAGATGATCTTAAAAAAGGAATCGAAGAAAACAAAGGAAAATACAATGCTGACGACTTTATCTGGCTGAACTATGTGTATTCCGTAAACGCTGCTCCCATTTTTAATAACAATCTATTTACCTGTTATTTTGTACAACAATATGAATATACAGGCGGGGCACACGGAATGACTACAACCACATACGAAGTCATTAACTTGGAGAATGGCAACCCTCTGACACTGGAAGACATATTCAATTCACAAGATTTCGAAAAGGTGAATAAAGTAATCTTATCTCAACTGCTTAAAGACCTCAGGATAACATCTCCTGCCCAACTGGTAGATGCAGGCTTTTTTGACCCAGACGGTATTACGGCAACAGAGAACTTCTATATTGACAATACCGGCGTCGTGTGGTTATATAATCCCTATGAAATAGCCTGCTACGCAGTAGGTTCAGTAAAAATACCCGTTCCTTACAATACGCTAAAACCATATATTAAACCGGACAGCCCGGTCATGAATATGATTGAAAATTGA
- a CDS encoding energy transducer TonB, with protein sequence MKKLSIIITSLLVIGILNTYSNDRAICNVKGKVKSINLKTAIGHTPRSSRSSGETFETFKFTEEGVWDELANPKQGVKLQAERDIKGRLIKVDASQNYDKGYIMQWEYNDDGTVAKYIYQDNNGSLTHYYIYSNKVIESEFVSGKQGDEHNVLQITYDYLETDKYGNWTKRKATVKDDISTKEFDESCEITYYENAPQVPIKPPYFHGGNQKVLSFYMSEYLNYPKDARKAGKSGKVVIKFTVETDGRITNPVVERSIYPSLDAEAIRFVKLLPKMNPAMQGNTPVKSTFRLPINFTL encoded by the coding sequence ATGAAAAAGTTATCAATCATCATCACAAGTTTATTAGTCATTGGCATTTTAAACACCTATAGCAATGACAGGGCCATTTGCAATGTTAAAGGGAAAGTAAAATCGATAAATCTTAAAACTGCAATTGGCCATACACCGAGGAGTTCCCGATCTTCAGGTGAAACATTTGAAACATTCAAGTTTACAGAAGAAGGGGTATGGGATGAGTTAGCAAATCCTAAACAAGGCGTAAAGTTACAAGCAGAACGAGATATCAAAGGACGTTTAATAAAAGTGGATGCCTCCCAGAACTACGATAAAGGATATATCATGCAGTGGGAATATAACGACGATGGTACCGTGGCAAAATACATTTATCAAGATAACAACGGCTCTCTGACACACTATTATATTTACTCAAACAAGGTCATAGAGTCTGAATTTGTGTCCGGAAAACAAGGTGATGAACATAATGTTCTGCAAATCACATACGATTATCTCGAAACAGACAAATATGGGAATTGGACAAAGCGAAAAGCGACAGTAAAGGACGATATAAGTACAAAAGAGTTTGATGAATCCTGCGAAATTACATATTACGAAAATGCTCCCCAAGTTCCTATAAAACCGCCTTATTTCCACGGCGGTAATCAAAAAGTGCTATCTTTCTATATGTCTGAATACTTGAATTATCCCAAAGATGCACGTAAAGCCGGCAAATCGGGAAAAGTTGTCATAAAATTCACGGTTGAAACGGATGGGAGAATTACCAACCCTGTTGTGGAACGTAGCATTTACCCCAGCTTAGATGCCGAAGCAATACGTTTCGTCAAACTTCTGCCAAAAATGAATCCTGCGATGCAAGGCAACACGCCTGTAAAATCAACATTCAGACTACCAATTAATTTCACACTATGA
- a CDS encoding TonB-dependent receptor, producing MLRNFLIVFFIILSPCILYAGELSGIVKDNSGEIIIGANLRWIGKSSGGVSGEDGRFSIPRATSDTKLIVSYIGYNTDTIEIKVNSKFEEIILSGGAALEEVVVTHRSVGLLHSRVETIQTQKINREELGRAACCNLAESFTTNPSVDVSYSDAVTGARQIRLLGLSGTYVQMLTEQVPHFRGAAGLYGLNYVPGPWMESIQVSKGTSSVKNGYEALTGQINIEYKKPQNSDPLTLNLFAADNGRIEFNGDGNYMIRENLGVGLMVHYSNDKQGHDSNHDGFLDLPKTEQVNLLNRWYFKSDKWISQTVLNGMFEDRISGESGHNDDLSAELYKVNIETWRGNIYTKNGYILDPLKNSSFALILSGSIHDQRSLYGYRIYDVNHGNMYASLLYETEFTRQHHFSSGLSFNYDGYKERYGEKINEESVFPWLRRTESTPGAYVQYTYNRNDEFVVLLGLRGDYHNIYGFFVTPRLHLKYDIAPFLTFRASAGKGYRPVNEWVENSYLLASNRQFVISPDLNRWEEAWNFGANLSSNLEIGGKNLSVNLDWYYTRFIKQVVADLEQAHEVRFYNLEGRSYAQSAQLEMSYPFFRGFTFTGAFRFTDVKTTYSGVLREKPLTSRYKAMATASYQTRLKKWQFDLTAAVNGPGRMPDPDMNVADESLRWKKNYKAYILLNAQVTKNFRTWSVYAGGENLTNYKQKNPIIDASNPWGAHFDASMIYAPVHGAKFYVGIRWNIPKY from the coding sequence ATGTTAAGAAATTTCTTAATTGTATTTTTCATAATACTAAGTCCATGTATTTTATATGCCGGTGAATTATCTGGAATAGTGAAGGATAATTCCGGCGAAATTATAATCGGAGCCAATCTACGCTGGATAGGAAAGAGTAGTGGGGGAGTCTCTGGTGAAGATGGTCGTTTTTCCATACCCCGTGCCACATCCGATACTAAATTGATTGTAAGTTACATCGGGTATAATACCGATACGATCGAAATAAAAGTAAATAGTAAATTTGAAGAGATTATACTGTCCGGGGGAGCTGCTCTGGAAGAAGTGGTGGTAACTCATCGGTCGGTTGGTTTGTTACATTCTCGCGTGGAAACTATACAGACTCAGAAAATAAACCGGGAAGAGCTGGGCCGGGCTGCCTGCTGTAATCTGGCCGAAAGTTTTACGACAAACCCTTCCGTCGATGTATCTTATAGCGATGCTGTTACCGGCGCGCGACAAATACGTTTATTAGGACTTTCGGGCACATATGTTCAGATGCTTACGGAACAAGTTCCCCACTTCAGGGGAGCCGCCGGTTTGTACGGATTAAATTATGTTCCGGGACCCTGGATGGAAAGTATTCAGGTTTCAAAGGGAACTTCTTCGGTAAAAAACGGTTATGAAGCATTGACCGGACAAATTAATATTGAATATAAGAAGCCTCAGAATTCTGATCCGCTTACACTCAATCTTTTTGCCGCAGATAACGGGCGTATTGAATTTAACGGAGATGGTAATTATATGATCCGGGAAAATCTGGGTGTCGGGCTTATGGTTCATTATTCGAATGATAAGCAGGGGCATGATTCAAATCACGACGGCTTTTTAGATTTGCCGAAAACCGAGCAGGTGAATTTGTTGAATCGTTGGTATTTTAAATCTGATAAATGGATATCCCAGACCGTTTTAAATGGAATGTTTGAAGATCGGATAAGTGGTGAGTCCGGACACAACGATGATTTGTCTGCCGAATTGTATAAAGTGAATATAGAGACATGGAGAGGTAATATTTATACGAAAAACGGTTATATATTGGATCCCCTGAAAAACTCCAGTTTTGCACTTATTCTTTCCGGATCGATACATGATCAAAGGTCTTTATACGGATATCGTATCTATGACGTAAATCATGGTAATATGTATGCGAGTCTTTTATATGAAACGGAGTTTACCAGGCAACATCACTTTAGCTCCGGTTTGAGTTTCAATTACGATGGTTATAAGGAGCGATATGGTGAAAAGATAAACGAAGAAAGTGTATTTCCATGGCTGAGAAGGACCGAGAGTACTCCGGGAGCTTATGTGCAATATACTTATAATAGAAATGATGAATTTGTCGTATTATTAGGTTTGCGGGGAGATTATCATAATATATATGGTTTTTTTGTTACTCCACGTTTACATCTTAAATATGATATTGCGCCGTTTCTTACCTTTAGAGCCTCTGCCGGAAAAGGTTACCGGCCAGTGAACGAATGGGTGGAAAACAGTTATTTATTGGCAAGTAACCGCCAGTTTGTCATATCTCCAGATTTGAATCGTTGGGAAGAAGCCTGGAATTTTGGGGCAAACTTATCTTCTAATCTTGAAATTGGAGGAAAAAATTTGTCTGTAAATCTGGATTGGTATTATACCCGGTTCATAAAACAAGTAGTTGCAGATCTTGAACAAGCTCATGAAGTGCGTTTCTATAATCTGGAGGGACGGTCTTATGCACAGAGTGCCCAGTTAGAAATGTCATATCCGTTTTTCAGGGGATTCACTTTTACCGGTGCATTCAGGTTTACCGATGTAAAAACTACGTATTCCGGAGTTTTAAGAGAGAAACCGCTGACCAGCCGTTATAAAGCAATGGCTACTGCCTCTTATCAGACAAGATTAAAAAAATGGCAGTTTGATTTGACCGCGGCGGTTAATGGACCCGGGAGAATGCCAGATCCTGATATGAATGTTGCAGACGAGTCTCTACGTTGGAAGAAAAATTACAAAGCATATATTTTGCTGAATGCCCAAGTAACCAAAAATTTCAGAACATGGTCTGTTTATGCCGGAGGAGAAAATCTCACTAATTATAAACAGAAAAATCCGATTATAGATGCGTCCAATCCCTGGGGGGCACATTTTGATGCATCCATGATATATGCTCCGGTGCATGGTGCGAAATTTTATGTTGGAATACGTTGGAATATACCTAAATATTAA
- a CDS encoding heavy-metal-associated domain-containing protein, with product MEMKKLWTVLALYFVIVSGVYAKDTKNETKVCFAVTMSCHSCQQKIEKNMAYEKGVKDLEVSLDNQTVIITYRPDKTDEEQLKAALQKLGYKVVKIETQPIKEKK from the coding sequence ATGGAAATGAAAAAATTATGGACTGTATTGGCTTTATATTTTGTCATCGTTTCGGGTGTCTATGCCAAAGATACGAAAAATGAAACGAAAGTATGCTTTGCCGTTACGATGAGCTGTCATTCCTGCCAGCAAAAGATCGAGAAGAATATGGCTTATGAAAAGGGGGTGAAAGATTTGGAAGTGAGTCTGGATAATCAGACGGTAATTATAACTTACCGTCCGGATAAGACTGATGAAGAACAATTAAAAGCAGCTTTACAGAAACTGGGATATAAAGTTGTAAAGATAGAAACACAGCCGATTAAAGAAAAGAAATAG